One Ilumatobacter fluminis genomic window, ACGACCGCCACCAACGAGGTGCGTCAGCTGTTGCGCCAGCGGGGCCGGCTCCCGGTCGGGTTGCCCGACAGCGGCCCCGATCAGCAGGGCGGCGGCCTCGGGTCGCTCCTCGACACGTTGCCCGGTGACGACGGCGACCACGAGCGCGACATGATCGCCGCCGAGGACGCCCGACAGGTCAGAGCAGCCTTCCGTCGCCTCGACGACGGGTGTCGACAGGTGATCACCGTGCTCGTCCTCACCGACCCGCCGCTGGCCTACGACCAGGCGAGCGAGCTGCTCGGCCGGCCCATCGGGTCGCTCGGGCCGACGCGTAAGCGGTGTTTGGAGAAGATCCGGACGCTGCTCGAACTCGAAGGAGATGCCGAATGACGAACGAGCTGATCCCCGACGACGATCTGCTCCTGCGGATCTCCGACGCGTTCGACCGAGACCTCCCACCGGTCCCCGGTCGCTTGTCGTCGGTCGCCAGCGAGGCGTTCCAGTGGCGGCGCGCCGACGTGGCGCTGGCCGAGTTGTTGTTCGACTCGGCGCAGGAAGACCTGGTCGGCATCCGCGGTACCAGCACCGAGCGTCGCTCGTTCCGATATGCCGCCGGTGATGCCGTGGTGCGGGTGCACCTGACGGCCGCGACGATGATCGTGATGGTCGAACCACCGCTGTCGGTGACCTGTCGAGTGGAAAGCGGTGCCGGCGACGGCTCGACGAAGGAGCACCGCACCGACGAGCTCGGCGAACTCGCCGTCGATGCGCCGGCGTTTCCCCTCCGAGTCGAGTTCGACCTGCCGGGTGGCACGTACACCACCCCGTGGATCACCGGCTGACGGCTCCGGGCGCCGGTCGACCGGCCGTCAGGCGAAGTTGACGACGGTGCCGAGACCCGGGAAGCGGTAGTGACCGGGCCGGTCGAGCAGCCAGGAGGCAGCGTCGCCCGGACGTCCCTCGTTCCCTCGACACATCCACTCCCACGCGATCTGCGCCGCGACGATCGGGCCGGAGAACGAGGTGCCGCTCCACTTGGCCCAGCCGTCGAAGTGGTCGCCGTCGAGACGGGCCTCCGGACCGAGGTCGAAGAAGGTGCTGACGATGTCGACGCCGGGTGCGCACGCGTTCACCCACGGTCC contains:
- a CDS encoding RNA polymerase sigma factor; translated protein: MSPDQRFSPGDDLAELVDGALAGTQAAWDALVVRLERVVWKAVNMMTYDADIRDDAFAATWLRLAERLDTIREPQKLPGWLATTATNEVRQLLRQRGRLPVGLPDSGPDQQGGGLGSLLDTLPGDDGDHERDMIAAEDARQVRAAFRRLDDGCRQVITVLVLTDPPLAYDQASELLGRPIGSLGPTRKRCLEKIRTLLELEGDAE